A stretch of Christensenellaceae bacterium DNA encodes these proteins:
- the ldh1_1 gene encoding L-lactate dehydrogenase 1: MSRKVTIIGAGSVGSTITYTMAVTGLASEVVMIDINTEKALGEAMDVRQGTPFCSPMKIYAGTYEDAKGSDVVIITSGMPRKAGQSRIDLAQTNVDVIKQIAPDIVKHAPDALYILVSNPVDILTYTFCKVSGLPESRIIGSGTILDTARLRSRIAEYLEISQKNIHAYVMGEHGDSSFVPWSIAQVGSVNFLDYKRRFHYKKLWNPEIDPDEIENYIRTSGAKIIGRKGATFYAIAISVCTIVQCMFGSANTAMTVSSMLHGEYGIDDVCLSIPFLVGPDGVCGNVLPPLTEEEVAKLRHSADVLKNVIKQINL, from the coding sequence ATGAGCAGGAAAGTAACAATCATTGGCGCGGGCAGTGTTGGGTCTACCATTACATATACGATGGCAGTAACAGGGCTTGCTTCGGAGGTAGTGATGATCGACATCAACACCGAAAAGGCGCTGGGAGAGGCGATGGACGTGAGGCAGGGTACGCCGTTCTGTTCGCCGATGAAAATTTATGCAGGGACCTATGAGGACGCCAAAGGCTCGGATGTGGTTATTATTACGTCCGGCATGCCGAGAAAGGCGGGTCAATCGCGCATTGACCTTGCACAGACCAACGTCGACGTGATCAAGCAGATTGCGCCGGACATCGTAAAGCATGCGCCGGACGCGCTCTATATCCTTGTGAGCAATCCGGTGGATATACTGACCTATACTTTCTGCAAGGTATCAGGCTTGCCGGAAAGCAGGATCATCGGATCGGGAACGATACTCGATACGGCGCGTCTGCGCTCAAGAATCGCGGAATACCTGGAAATCAGCCAGAAGAATATCCACGCCTACGTCATGGGTGAGCATGGAGACAGTTCCTTTGTGCCGTGGTCCATCGCGCAGGTGGGGAGCGTGAATTTCCTTGACTATAAGCGCAGGTTCCACTATAAAAAGCTTTGGAATCCGGAGATCGATCCCGACGAGATTGAAAATTATATCAGGACGTCGGGCGCGAAAATTATTGGGCGCAAAGGCGCGACTTTCTATGCGATAGCGATTTCCGTATGTACGATCGTGCAGTGCATGTTTGGCAGCGCGAATACGGCGATGACGGTATCTTCCATGCTCCATGGCGAGTACGGGATCGACGACGTATGCCTTTCGATCCCATTCCTGGTGGGGCCGGACGGCGTATGCGGGAACGTGCTTCCGCCGCTTACGGAGGAAGAAGTTGCCAAGCTTCGCCACAGCGCGGACGTCTTGAAAAATGTAATCAAGCAGATTAATTTATAA